Proteins encoded within one genomic window of Onychostoma macrolepis isolate SWU-2019 chromosome 11, ASM1243209v1, whole genome shotgun sequence:
- the il17rc gene encoding uncharacterized protein il17rc isoform X1: MKLMWWIVQLLLLASGNVCSLELVTHNPGNNVICPQALNCRVRNTDPITPLDVVCGPVYVCSLAVKPKLCCHKNDCKPCLWINIQLSIIPDRKEDEDRDIERSEYEEESSGDWDSGCVFMSNDTSEGQREEHSLCEDQLDQATITICYQPAEVQYEWCKRLDFTVTSTTSRKLLNLILVEYKDVDFGRTMRITVRSFTKSPEVEINEFPTLKTVCSLSHLKDIEQCKVPRVSPVIHGSGVKVLLVDEEEGASERLSLCMKRGREGRCWPLPSNNIPLASITDCMCFQAWKNVSVRAEICPFEKNKEFKANVLSNMSVSLAHTKTNDGKPVLSWNLTVPCRIRVEMWPCQLMADGKCTEVEKFRQKCCNDWRENSTILWASGKFVNILSRNHQQLCVMLEVDGQIVRYCQHPLERQYWSFLLLLPLIFVCVTAFGVLLVNKLKWSLSEWDRRCHSQGTQDMRGPVLLLHSSATDTQLVCKLGQLFSELGFRVFLDLLNQTELGSCGPAAWLHSKLDHIQKHGGKALLVLSPTTLQRAELYWKIAVERQSNPATYSSDMLASALCCIFADRQKGCAAQRFVLVQLDFHELPINEEHDMPKLLRGLPLYKLPSQSQGLLMELCLESPNNMSGKLKKMWWMKKAQRKLAQGVQNIFKSRVRTESMLPQNYSLSLDTEDTEERIFLKNEQH, encoded by the exons ATGAAGTTGATGTGGTGGATAGTTCAACTGCTCCTATTGGCCAGCGGAAATGTGTGTTCACTGGAGCTAGTCACACACAACCCAGGAAACAACGTCATCTGTCCTCAG gCTCTAAACTGCAGGGTGAGAAATACAGATCCTATCACACCACTTGATGTGGTCTGTGGtcctgtgtatgtgtgttctcTGGCCGTGAAGCCAAAACTGTGCTGTCACAAGAACGACTGCAAACCCTGTTTGTGGATCAACATCCAGCTGAGTATTATTCCAGATCGCAAAGAGGATGAGGACAGAGATATTGAGAGATCAGAATATGAAGAGGAGAGCAGTG GGGACTGGGATTCAGGATGTGTTTTCATGTCAAATGACACATCAGAAGGTCAAAGG GAAGAACACTCTCTTTGTGAAGACCAGCTAGATCAAG CTACTATTACAATATGCTACCAACCAGCAGAAGTGCAGTATGAGTGGTGCAAGAGATTAGACTTCACAGTGACTTCTACCACAAGCCGTAAACTTCTCAAT CTGATTCTGGTGGAGTATAAAGATGTTGACTTTGGCAGAACAATGAGGATCACTGTTAGATCATTCACTAAGTCACCTGAAGTTGAAATCAACGAATTCCCTACATTAAAAACAG TATGTTCCCTATCACACCTCAAGGACATAGAGCAGTGTAAAG TTCCCAGGGTCTCCCCTGTAATACATGGGAGTGGGGTTAAGGTGTTGTTAGTCGATGAGGAGGAAGGAGCTTCTGAACGCTTGTCCCTGTGTATGAAACGCGGAAGAGAAGGGAGATGCTGG CCCTTGCCAAGTAATAACATTCCACTGGCGTCAATCACAGACTGCATGTGTTTCCAG GCATGGAAAAATGTTTCAGTTCGTGCGGAAATCTGtccttttgaaaaaaataaag AATTTAAAGCCAATGTCCTGAGCAACATGTCAGTGTCTTTAGCCCACACTAAGACAAATGATGGTAAGCCGGTGCTAAGCTGGAATTTAACAGTGCCCTGCAGGATAAGAGTCGAAATGTGGCCCTGTCAGCTCATGGCAGATGGAAAATGCACAGAAGTTGAAAAATTCAGACAGAAATGCTGTAATGATTGGAGAGAAAACAGCACAATACTATgg GCATCCGGGAAGTTTGTGAATATCTTGTCTCGGAATCACCAGCAACTCTGCGTGATG CTTGAAGTAGATGGACAGATTGTGCGGTACTGTCAACATCCCT TGGAGCGGCAGTACTGGagctttcttcttcttctgccGCTGATCTTTGTTTGTGTGACTGCTTTTGGAGTACTTCTGGTGAACAAACTCAAAT GGTCGCTTAGCGAATGGGACAGAAGATGTCATTCTCAAGGTACACAAG ATATGAGGGGACCGGTGTTGTTGCTCCATTCCTCAGCCACGGACACACAGCTGGTGTGTAAGCTGGGCCAGTTGTTTTCTGAGCTGGGTTTCAGAGTATTTCTCGACCTGTTGAACCAAACAGAGCTCGGTTCTTGCGGCCCAGCAGCGTGGCTCCACTCTAAGCTCGATCACATCCAGAAGCATGGAGGGAAGGCCCTTCTGGTGCTTTCTCCGACAACGCTGCAGAGAGCAGAGTTGTATTGGAAAATTGCAGTGGAAAGACAAAGCAATCCTGCCACATACTCCTCAGATATGCTGGCTTCGGCATTGTGCTGCATTTTTGCTGACCGTCAGAAGGGCTGCGCTGCTCAGCGGTTCGTCCTTGTGCAGTTAGACTTTCATGAACTTCCCATCAATGAGGAGCATGACATGCCAAAGCTGTTGAGGGGCCTGCCGCTGTATAAACTGCCCTCACAGTCTCAGGGATTACTTATGGAACTGTGTTTGGAGAGCCCAAATAACATGAGCGGGAAGTTGAAGAAGATGTGGTGGATGAAAAAGGCACAAAGAAAGCTGGCCCAAGGAGTGCAGAACATTTTTAAGTCGAGGGTGAGGACTGAATCCATGCTCCCTCAAAATTATTCACTCAGCCTAGACACAGAAGACACAGAGGAAAGAATTTTTCTCAAAAATGAACAGCACTGA
- the il17rc gene encoding uncharacterized protein il17rc isoform X2: protein MKLMWWIVQLLLLASGNVCSLELVTHNPGNNVICPQALNCRVRNTDPITPLDVVCGPVYVCSLAVKPKLCCHKNDCKPCLWINIQLSIIPDRKEDEDRDIERSEYEEESSGDWDSGCVFMSNDTSEGQREEHSLCEDQLDQATITICYQPAEVQYEWCKRLDFTVTSTTSRKLLNLILVEYKDVDFGRTMRITVRSFTKSPEVEINEFPTLKTVCSLSHLKDIEQCKVPRVSPVIHGSGVKVLLVDEEEGASERLSLCMKRGREGRCWPLPSNNIPLASITDCMCFQAWKNVSVRAEICPFEKNKEFKANVLSNMSVSLAHTKTNDGKPVLSWNLTVPCRIRVEMWPCQLMADGKCTEVEKFRQKCCNDWRENSTILWASGKFVNILSRNHQQLCVMLEVDGQIVRYCQHPLERQYWSFLLLLPLIFVCVTAFGVLLVNKLKWSLSEWDRRCHSQDMRGPVLLLHSSATDTQLVCKLGQLFSELGFRVFLDLLNQTELGSCGPAAWLHSKLDHIQKHGGKALLVLSPTTLQRAELYWKIAVERQSNPATYSSDMLASALCCIFADRQKGCAAQRFVLVQLDFHELPINEEHDMPKLLRGLPLYKLPSQSQGLLMELCLESPNNMSGKLKKMWWMKKAQRKLAQGVQNIFKSRVRTESMLPQNYSLSLDTEDTEERIFLKNEQH from the exons ATGAAGTTGATGTGGTGGATAGTTCAACTGCTCCTATTGGCCAGCGGAAATGTGTGTTCACTGGAGCTAGTCACACACAACCCAGGAAACAACGTCATCTGTCCTCAG gCTCTAAACTGCAGGGTGAGAAATACAGATCCTATCACACCACTTGATGTGGTCTGTGGtcctgtgtatgtgtgttctcTGGCCGTGAAGCCAAAACTGTGCTGTCACAAGAACGACTGCAAACCCTGTTTGTGGATCAACATCCAGCTGAGTATTATTCCAGATCGCAAAGAGGATGAGGACAGAGATATTGAGAGATCAGAATATGAAGAGGAGAGCAGTG GGGACTGGGATTCAGGATGTGTTTTCATGTCAAATGACACATCAGAAGGTCAAAGG GAAGAACACTCTCTTTGTGAAGACCAGCTAGATCAAG CTACTATTACAATATGCTACCAACCAGCAGAAGTGCAGTATGAGTGGTGCAAGAGATTAGACTTCACAGTGACTTCTACCACAAGCCGTAAACTTCTCAAT CTGATTCTGGTGGAGTATAAAGATGTTGACTTTGGCAGAACAATGAGGATCACTGTTAGATCATTCACTAAGTCACCTGAAGTTGAAATCAACGAATTCCCTACATTAAAAACAG TATGTTCCCTATCACACCTCAAGGACATAGAGCAGTGTAAAG TTCCCAGGGTCTCCCCTGTAATACATGGGAGTGGGGTTAAGGTGTTGTTAGTCGATGAGGAGGAAGGAGCTTCTGAACGCTTGTCCCTGTGTATGAAACGCGGAAGAGAAGGGAGATGCTGG CCCTTGCCAAGTAATAACATTCCACTGGCGTCAATCACAGACTGCATGTGTTTCCAG GCATGGAAAAATGTTTCAGTTCGTGCGGAAATCTGtccttttgaaaaaaataaag AATTTAAAGCCAATGTCCTGAGCAACATGTCAGTGTCTTTAGCCCACACTAAGACAAATGATGGTAAGCCGGTGCTAAGCTGGAATTTAACAGTGCCCTGCAGGATAAGAGTCGAAATGTGGCCCTGTCAGCTCATGGCAGATGGAAAATGCACAGAAGTTGAAAAATTCAGACAGAAATGCTGTAATGATTGGAGAGAAAACAGCACAATACTATgg GCATCCGGGAAGTTTGTGAATATCTTGTCTCGGAATCACCAGCAACTCTGCGTGATG CTTGAAGTAGATGGACAGATTGTGCGGTACTGTCAACATCCCT TGGAGCGGCAGTACTGGagctttcttcttcttctgccGCTGATCTTTGTTTGTGTGACTGCTTTTGGAGTACTTCTGGTGAACAAACTCAAAT GGTCGCTTAGCGAATGGGACAGAAGATGTCATTCTCAAG ATATGAGGGGACCGGTGTTGTTGCTCCATTCCTCAGCCACGGACACACAGCTGGTGTGTAAGCTGGGCCAGTTGTTTTCTGAGCTGGGTTTCAGAGTATTTCTCGACCTGTTGAACCAAACAGAGCTCGGTTCTTGCGGCCCAGCAGCGTGGCTCCACTCTAAGCTCGATCACATCCAGAAGCATGGAGGGAAGGCCCTTCTGGTGCTTTCTCCGACAACGCTGCAGAGAGCAGAGTTGTATTGGAAAATTGCAGTGGAAAGACAAAGCAATCCTGCCACATACTCCTCAGATATGCTGGCTTCGGCATTGTGCTGCATTTTTGCTGACCGTCAGAAGGGCTGCGCTGCTCAGCGGTTCGTCCTTGTGCAGTTAGACTTTCATGAACTTCCCATCAATGAGGAGCATGACATGCCAAAGCTGTTGAGGGGCCTGCCGCTGTATAAACTGCCCTCACAGTCTCAGGGATTACTTATGGAACTGTGTTTGGAGAGCCCAAATAACATGAGCGGGAAGTTGAAGAAGATGTGGTGGATGAAAAAGGCACAAAGAAAGCTGGCCCAAGGAGTGCAGAACATTTTTAAGTCGAGGGTGAGGACTGAATCCATGCTCCCTCAAAATTATTCACTCAGCCTAGACACAGAAGACACAGAGGAAAGAATTTTTCTCAAAAATGAACAGCACTGA